One window from the genome of Oreochromis niloticus isolate F11D_XX linkage group LG20, O_niloticus_UMD_NMBU, whole genome shotgun sequence encodes:
- the ifrd2 gene encoding interferon-related developmental regulator 2 isoform X2: MPRSKTGKRGSGKPGAKNGVKGEAAASDDELTSDILSHYSSASESTSVLEEGTGSEQVDEQTAQEETEDKLKLCIDNLTDKSAKTRLAALESLRQAFSSRVLYDFLTERRLTISDCLERSLRKGSGEEKAASATVFALLCIQLGGGDEAEEGFKMLRPLLTATLSDSSASIAARQSCARTLGMCCYVSSAEDGEDLIKSLALLESVFMSSYPNGEGVLPTPKPGSPGLHTAALQAWSLLVTICPTSRLTVLLSHHLPKLQTCLQSSDVNYRIAVGETIALLVELGREIDEEFEVEDGESLCECLKSLATDGNKHRAKNDRRKQRSIFREVLHYIENEDFTEEKIRFGVENVYIDSWVRRRIYDAFKEILESGVRHHLQFNQLLRDIFGLGPPLILDAAVKGNKISRFEKHLFNSAAFKARTKQRNKVRDKRADVM, from the exons TGCCAGCGAGAGCACCTCGGTGCTGGAAGAGGGCACGG GAAGTGAGCAGGTGGATGAGCAAACTGCCCAGGAAGAAACAGAAGACAAACTCAAACTATGTATAGACAACCTGACTGATAAGAG TGCAAAGACTCGTCTAGCAGCTCTTGAGTCGTTGCGACAGGCCTTCTCCTCCAGAGTGCTGTATGACTTCCTGACAGAGAGGCGCCTCACCATCAGCGACTGCCTGGAAAGGAGCCTCAGAAAAG GCAGTGGCGAGGAGAAGGCGGCGTCGGCCACGGTTTTTGCTCTGCTCTGCATTCAGCTGGGGGGCGGAGACGAGGCGGAGGAGGGCTTCAAAATGCTTCGCCCGCTTCTCACGGCCACCTTGAGTGACAGCAGTGCCAGCATAGCAGCTCGCCAGAGT TGTGCTAGGACTCTGGGGATGTGCTGCTATGTCTCATCTGCTGAAGATGGAGAG GACTTAATCAAGTCATTGGCTCTATTGGAGAGTGTGTTCATGTCTTCGTACCCGAATGGAGAGGGAGTTCTGCCCACACCGAAACCTGGAAGTCCAGGTCTGCACACTGCTGCCCTGCAGGCCTGGTCACTGTTGGTCACCATCTGTCCCACTTCTAGATTGACTGTGCTGCTCAGCCA TCACCTCCCTAAACTACAGACGTGTCTTCAGAGCAGCGATGTGAACTACAGAATCGCGGTAGGAGAGACCATCGCGCTGCTGGTGGAGCTGGGGCGAGAGATAGACGAG GAGTTTGAGGTGGAGGACGGTGAAAGTCTGTGTGAATGCCTGAAGAGTTTGGCTACAGACGGCAACAAGCACAGAGCCAAGAACGACAGAAGGAAACAACGCTCCATCTTCAGAGAGGTGCTGCATTACATAGAG AACGAGGACTTCACAGAAGAGAAAATCAGGTTTGGAGTGGAGAACGTTTACATTGACAGCTGGGTGAGGAGAAGGATCTACGACGCCTTCAAAGAGATCCTCGAGTCTGGAGTCAGACACCATCTTCAG TTCAACCAACTGCTGAGAGACATCTTTGGCCTTGGCCCACCACTCATCCTGGACGCTGCGGTCAAAGGCAACAAGATCTCACGGTTTGAGAAG CATCTTTTCAACTCGGCTGCCTTCAAAGCCAGAACTAAACAGAGGAACAAGGTCCGGGACAAACGTGCCGATGTCATGTAA
- the zgc:136971 gene encoding acylamino-acid-releasing enzyme: MEPRQITGVYGEVSGLPAPVSAHVREEQLQEPRIYTVTAEWSQSELVRCSRLRYLQEFTLISESNNHKSIRTVLPPGPCVSVSGELLSGFSPIRGLRAVIRETSGHQLLEIWNCHGLRKCLNLTALNEHGRVYDDAQFGCLSWSECENKLLYVAERSKNASAEMQDGGHAWRKDRSLYCEDWGEALTNRSEPAICVVDLEIGAVSVLEGVPPDVSPGQALWAPGSQSVFFIGWYHEPFRLGLKFCSNRRSALFKIDLCGHCERLSGENLSVSNPRLSPDGSTLIYLQGAVFGPHNQCLSLQQLDLESGETSTLLDVVSRPQAGEFAGLYEALPSCCWSADSQRVMFSSACRNWKGLFLVDRRSKIVTSLSDNLSDSSSQLYGSWKLLTVQRDLMVVCCSSPNTPPTLRVGFVPRAGEAVSWQTLQEPVMTFDFSWKVLDVAPPSDEENANYPGLDFGAVLVKPSSPLGETRTPLVVFIHGGPHSQFPAEWNSTTAGLAKLGFALLMVNYRGSTGFGQHSILSLIGQIGSQDVKDVQRAVLTALERDPNLDPDRLAAIGGSHGGFLACHLLGQYPESYRVCAARNPVINAATLLGTSDIVDWRYTSAGFHYSYDQIPTAEALAAMLQKSPIAHAAKMKAPVLLMLGGRDRRVSPHQGMELYKALKSRGSPVRLLWFPEDGHSLSRVDTQVDCFLNTALWLHQHL, encoded by the exons ATGGAGCCCAGACAAATCACCGGGGTGTACGGAGAGGTGAGCGGCCTGCCTGCGCCTGTTTCAGCCCATGTGAGAGAGGAGCAGCTCCAGGAGCCCCGGATATACACGGTGACAGCAG AGTGGAGTCAGAGCGAACTGGTCCGATGCTCCAGACTCCGATACTTGCAGGAGTTCACGCTGATCTCGGAGAGCAACAATCACAAGAGCATCAGGACTGTTCTTCCACCAGgaccgtgtgtgtctgtgtctggaGA gttgTTGAGTGGGTTCTCTCCCATTCGAGGCCTGAGAGCTGTTATCAGAGAGACAAGCGGTCACCAGCTCCTCGAG ATATGGAACTGCCACGGCCTCAGAAAATGCCTCAACCTGACTGCTCTTAACGAACACGGCCGAGTGTATGACGACG CCCAGTTTGGCTGCCTGTCATGGTCAGAGTGTGAGAACAAACTGCTGTACGTGGCGGAGAGAAGCAAGAACGCATCAGCCGAAATGCAAGATGGGGGACACGCGTGGAGAAAG GACAGGAGTTTGTACTGTGAAGATTGGGGGGAGGCCCTGACCAATAGGAGCGAGCCGGCCATTTGTGTGGTGGATTTGGAGATCGGCGCGGTCAGCGTGCTGGAGGGCGTGCCGCCTGATGTCTCACCTGGACAG GCTCTGTGGGCTCCCGGCAGTCAGTCAGTGTTTTTCATTGGCTGGTACCACGAACCCTTCAGACTCGGACTGAAGTTCTGCTCCAACCGCAG GTCAGCCTTGTTCAAGATCGACCTGTGTGGACATTGTG AACGTCTGTCGGGGGAAAACCTTTCAGTGTCCAATCCCAGGCTGAGTCCTGATGGGTCCACGCTGATCTACCTGCAGGGTGCGGTGTTTGGTCCTCACAACCAGTGCCTCAGTCTGCAGCAG CTGGATCTGGAAAGCGGGGAGACATCTACGCTGCTGGATGTTGTCAGCAGGCCACAGGCTG GTGAGTTTGCAGGGCTGTATGAAGCTCTGCCGTCCTGCTGCTGGTCTGCAGACAGCCAGAGGGTGATGTTCAGCAGCGCCTGCAGGAACTGGAAG GGTCTCTTCCTAGTTGACAGAAGATCAAAGATAGTCACCTCCCTCTCTGATA ACCTCTCGGATTCTTCTTCCCAACTTTATGGCAGCTGGAAACTGCTGACAGTCCAGAGAGACCTGATGGTGGTCTGCTGCTCCAGCCCGAACACCCCTCCCACTCTG AGGGTGGGGTTTGTCCCGCGTGCAGGTGAGGCCGTGTCCTGGCAAACTCTGCAGGAGCCTGTCATGACCTTTGACTTCAGCTGGAAAGTTCTAGATGTGGCTCCTCCATCGGACGAGGAGAACGCAAACTACC CTGGCTTAGACTTTGGTGCAGTCTTGGTTAAACCGTCTAGTCCCCTTGGTGAAACCAGGACACCTCTGGTGGTCTTCATCCATG GGGGCCCTCACTCTCAGTTCCCTGCAGAGTGGAACAGCACCACAGCTGGGCTCGCTAAACTCGGCTTCGCTCTGCTCATGG TGAACTACAGGGGATCCACGGGGTTCGGCCAGCACAGCATTTTGTCACTGATTGGTCAGATTGGGAGCCAGGATGTAAAAGATGTGCAG AGGGCTGTGCTTACTGCGCTGGAGCGTGACCCGAACCTCGACCCCGATCGCTTGGCTGCAATAGGTGGTTCTCACGGCGGTTTCCTGGCCTGTCACCTGCTCGGTCAGTATCCTGAGTCCTACAGAGTGTGCGCAGCCAGGAACCCTGTCATTAATGCTGCTACTCTATTGGGAACCAGTGATATAGTGGACTG GCGTTACACCAGTGCTGGGTTTCACTACTCGTACGACCAGATACCCACTGCTGAGGCCCTGGCTGCTATGCTGCAGAAGTCACCCATCGCACATGCCGCCAag ATGAAGGCTCCGGTGCTGCTGATGCTGGGAGGCAGAGACAGGAGGGTGTCTCCACACCAGGGGATGGAGCTTTATAAAGCACTGAAGAGCCGAGGTTCACCTGTCAG GTTGCTGTGGTTTCCTGAAGATGGACATTCTCTGTCCAGAGTGGACACACAGGTTGACTGCTTCCTCAACACAGCGCTGTGGCTGCACCAGCATCTCTga